The Cyprinus carpio isolate SPL01 chromosome A5, ASM1834038v1, whole genome shotgun sequence genome has a segment encoding these proteins:
- the pigw gene encoding phosphatidylinositol-glycan biosynthesis class W protein: MASAEVKVAFVSNHNGTTLTEVSLGSLLAPLCFLSRGLLLIVFHLGKGDLPFSWGSHLLLDFTSLIMPLVLSCTALSDILHFVITGIAVVDVVVLYLVYKNRKHQGSLHSTIDRFVQSRVESNLVPFVTVFRVLVNVKTAISILAVDFSVFPRRYAKTETYGTGVMDFGVGAYVMANALVCPEARGKNIQGSKISHVFKQLISVWPMVLLGFVRLASVKSSGYHEHVTEYGVHWNFFFTLAIVRVVASALLALFPVNSSWLLALLIGGTYQVVLETTGLKSFLLHNNERTGFLQANREGIFSVVGYIVIYMAGVQVGRYLMQSRNLVKDWIRVIRNLLLSSFVLFFTLYVCQICTEPVSRRMANLSFCIWTVAQALFFLSCLSIADLLLLFSKAISNFSFVSASWCPYQNRKSLAVEKMRKNTDALCLVQSVNRNQLLYFLLANVMTGLTNVLVDTLNSSDVLAVSVLLLYMFMNSLLIFILHINKITVKFW; the protein is encoded by the coding sequence ATGGCATCGGCAGAAGTAAAAGTTGCATTTGTCAGTAATCACAATGGGACGACCTTGACGGAGGTTTCGCTGGGATCCCTCTTAGCCCCGCTGTGTTTTCTCAGCCGAGGACTCTTACTGATAGTCTTCCACTTGGGAAAAGGGGATCTTCCGTTCTCCTGGGGATCCCATCTCCTGCTGGACTTCACTTCACTGATAATGCCTCTGGTCCTGTCATGCACCGCACTGAGCGACATCCTTCACTTTGTCATCACAGGCATCGCTGTAGTTGATGTTGTTGTCCTTTACCTTGTATACAAGAACAGAAAGCATCAAGGTTCCCTCCACAGTACAATTGACAGGTTTGTGCAAAGCAGAGTAGAATCCAACCTGGTCCCGTTTGTAACCGTGTTCCGGGTTCTGGTCAACGTGAAGACCGCCATAAGCATTCTGGCTGTTGATTTTAGCGTCTTCCCAAGACGTTATGCAAAAACGGAGACGTATGGAACAGGGGTGATGGATTTCGGCGTCGGAGCGTACGTAATGGCCAACGCGTTGGTGTGTCCCGAAGCAAGAGGAAAGAACATTCAAGGCTCGAAGATCAGTCATGTGTTTAAACAGTTGATTTCCGTCTGGCCTATGGTCTTGTTAGGGTTTGTGAGACTTGCGAGCGTCAAATCGTCAGGGTACCACGAACATGTGACGGAGTATGGAGTTCACTGGAACTTCTTCTTCACGTTAGCCATCGTCAGAGTGGTGGCGTCCGCACTTCTGGCTCTGTTTCCTGTGAACTCCTCATGGCTTCTTGCTCTTCTCATTGGTGGGACCTACCAGGTTGTTTTGGAGACAACAGGTCTGAAGTCCTTTCTCCTTCACAATAACGAGCGCACAGGCTTTCTGCAGGCAAACAGAGAGGGCATCTTCTCGGTTGTGGGTTATATAGTTATCTACATGGCTGGGGTTCAGGTTGGCCGCTACCTCATGCAGAGCAGAAATTTGGTTAAAGACTGGATCAGAGTGATCCGTAACCTTCTGTTAAGCAGTTTTGTGTTGTTCTTCACTCTTTACGTGTGCCAGATATGCACTGAGCCAGTGTCACGCAGAATGGCCAACCTTTCCTTCTGTATTTGGACTGTAGCACAGGCTTTATTCTTTCTCTCATGCCTTAGCATTGCTGATTTACTGCTACTTTTTTCTAAAGCCATCtctaatttttcttttgtgtctgCATCGTGGTGTCCGTATCAAAACAGGAAGTCATTAGCGGtcgagaaaatgagaaaaaatacgGATGCATTATGCCTCGTACAGTCTGTTAACCGGAATCAGTTGTTATATTTCCTACTCGCAAATGTCATGACTGGTTTGACCAATGTGTTAGTCGACACGCTGAACAGCAGCGATGTTTTAGCTGTAAGTGTCCTGCTATTGTATATGTTCATGAACAGCTTACTCATATTCATATTGCATATCAATAAAATAACCGTTAAGTTCTGGTAA